A region of the Syntrophomonadaceae bacterium genome:
AAAAGCTATAGATGCCGGATGGATTGTTGTTCAAAAAGCCAAGTTACAGAAAGAAGTGGCTTTTCTCAAAGGAGTATTGGAACCTGGTGAAGCTGAAGTTTTAGCACTCGGCAATGAAGTAGGAGGCGGTTTGCTCCTGATCGACGAGAAGAAAGCTAGGCGGATAGCATGTCAGGCTGGCTTCGAAGTTTTAGGAGTGTTAGGTATACTTCTCCTGGCTGTGACCAAGGGAATAATAGACCGAAACCGGGTGCCCGGAATGTTGACCATCCTCCAGGAAAAGAACTTCCGACTAAGTGATGAACTTATTCAAAAGGTCTTGCGGACAATAAACGTTCAATAAAATTTTCGGTGTAAGTGAAAGGGCCTGTCGTGAGATAGGCTTTTTTCTTTTTGGAAAAAACATAATGGGAGGCAAGAAGAATGAACAACGTATCTCTACTGGGCACCTAATAGGGGACTGAAACAGAGCAACGTATCCGCATCAGCGATATACTGCCGCGTTACACCGATTCCGC
Encoded here:
- a CDS encoding DUF3368 domain-containing protein, which produces MKVISDTTVLIALSCLGELDLFNRLWGKVLIPEMVYQEVLRGGTSSAGGREVKKAIDAGWIVVQKAKLQKEVAFLKGVLEPGEAEVLALGNEVGGGLLLIDEKKARRIACQAGFEVLGVLGILLLAVTKGIIDRNRVPGMLTILQEKNFRLSDELIQKVLRTINVQ